The following is a genomic window from Geoalkalibacter halelectricus.
ATTTCCACCACCTCGACGGGGATGCTTCGCTCAAGCATGCGATTGGCGCCGTGCAGGGTCAGTAGCGCAGCCATCGGCGCACCTCCTCGTCGCTGAGGGTGAGAGATCGCTCCTCGGGCGGATCGACCTGCTGGAAGACCATCACGGCCATGCCGCAGGAGGCGACCAGCAGCACCAGAAATGCGAGGAAGGTGGTCAGGGTGGCCTGGTAGAAATCATCCTTGTTCATCACGAGGTCTCCTTGGCTACGGGGACGAAAACGACCACGCCCCGACGGGCCAAGACCCCGTGCGGGGCGTCGTCGTTACGCCCCTGGTGGGATCGGCTAGGCGGCTTGCCTGGCTGCGTTCGGTTGGGCCTGGGTCTTGACCCGCTTGATGTCCAGGCGGGTAAAGCCTGCCTTTTCCTTCTTCACTTCTTCGTAGATCTCGGGATAGCGCTCCTTGAGCAGGCCCGCGTCGATCATCTCGCCGGGCGCCACGTCATAGGCGGCGAGTAGGACATCCTCGGCGGCACCGCGAAAGGCGCTGCCGGTAAAGGAGAGAATGTCTTCTTTGAGTTTCTTGAGATCCCGGTCGGCCTGGGCCTTGCGCGCGTAGAGCCGCAGGTAGCTCTCGGCCAGCAAAAGGATCTCGTTGGGAATCGCGACCTCACCGCCAAAGGCCGGGCAGCCCAGGCGGTACGGGCAGTGATCGCAGAGCAGGCCCGATTCGACAACAGGTGCAAGGGTTTCATCCTGGAGGCACTCCCAGATATGGATGCCCTTGTTGAGCAGCACCTCGAACACCAGATCCTGCGGGGCATAGCCGTTGAACTCCTGCCAGGCGCCGCTGTTGAGATCGACGGCGAGGATGGAGCCGGTGATCTCCCAGCCGGGGTTGTGCAGGCGCACGAAACCCATCTGCACATGCAGCTGGTTGATCCAGGAACCGTAGGGCTCGCCGGGGATGCCGTCGGTTGATTTGAGTTCGAGCACATGGATGCGGCCCCTGCCGTCCTCGCGCCGAAAGCGGAAATGAAAATCCACGTGACACTCCAGACACAGCACCGCCCCGAAAGCCAAGACCGGCTTTCGGGGCGGATCAAAATAATCTGAAAGGAGTATCAAGATAATCAGGAATTTACGTGCAGGCCAATCTGAGAACTAACACCCGAGCAGGTCGGCATCCCGCGTCGGCCGGTGTTCGTCCATGCCCCACAGGGGGAAGAGCATCGCCCCCTTGAGGATAAAGGCGCCGCCGTATTCGGATTTCCCTAGGCGGTAGAGCAGGCGCTCGGTCCCGAAGCGGGTGAGCAGCAGGCCGAAGTCCTCCCGTTTCTCCCGTGCCCGGTTCAGAAGTCGCTGGCGCACCGATGCCGCCATGTTACTTTTGCGAGCCGTCATGCGCTCATCGCCTCCAGATAGGGCCTCATAATGTTCGCTACACGGCAGAGTTTGGCATAGCGCCAGAGGTCGTCGATCTCGCAGCGCCGGTTGCGCCGGCACTCCTTGAGCGCCTCCAGGGCCACATCCAGACCGATCTTGTTGCGGTATTTGAAGCAATCGGCGACGGTTCTGGCCGGAGAGGTCACCTTGACCGTCACTCCCTCGATCACATGCTCCTTCACCCCCTCCGTTAGGGCTTGGCCCGAGAAGCGCACGACCCTCAGAGAGGGATATTCGATGCAGGGCCGGGCGGAGGTACGCTCCAGCGCCATCCAGACTTCATGCGGGTTCTGGGTGCCGATGTCGTGGAATCGAAGAGCGGAGAGGAGGCAGACTATACCGTGGGGAACCATTTTGGCCGCCTGTGCGAGAGTGTGATGCTCGGAGATGTCGGCATCGGCCGCCATGTAAAGTCCGCGACCGGTCCGCACCATCAATCCCTGACGGCAGAGACGGCGCAGGTACTCCGGATGGATTCCGCGCGAGGTCAGATCGCGGACCCGCAGGACGCCCAGTTTTCGAGCGAGATCGAGAATGGTTGCGGAGGGTGAGGTATCGTAAAGCATGTGAAAGTATGTTTACTTTTATGCATGGATGTCAATCATTTTACACAGAAGATAACTCTAAGCGCGCCTTGAATCGATTTGCCTGTTAATACCGAAGTCTCATTACGAAGAATGCAAAATCTCAGAAGCCACGGTTTTTGAGAGGTGCTCGTAGGAGAAATCGGGGAGGGGGGAAGGTGGGGGCGGCATCAGGGCGATACGGTTTCACGAGAATTTTGGGACTGGCGGTCGTCAAGACCGAAATGTGCCAGGCAGAGTCCCTGTGGGAGGTCGTCAGCGCGGCTCCGGACGATGGCAGGTTTATCGCCTGCGCCTTATCCAGTGGCAGTGTAGATGATCGTCTGTCTGTGGTTTTTTTAGTAGAAACTATGGGAAAAGAGCGAGATATCCATGTCGTACTCAAAAAATCCGCATGACCGCCGGGGCTGTCGATGAGTCCCGGGACGACAGGAGGTGGGACCCGCATCAGTAAAAACCTTACCCCAAATTCAGGAAATACCACCCACAATTTCAGGTTTTTCCTGATACCCAAGCACTGCCCTCTCCGCTATCCTCAACGCTTGGTATAAAATTAAATGCTTTTTACACCACCTTCATAACCAGGAGGTATTGGAAAGTATCAGGGATTGAAGAGCTTGGCTCCTATGGCCGTTAGATTGATGCCATATGTACGAAATGACTAAAGATGGGTTGCGATTTTGAAACGGAAAACGATTCGGTTTTGAAGTGCCACGCCTTGGATTCTGCAAGCGAAGTCCGGCTGAATCCCAATCGACGTAACCGACCCGGATTTTACTGATAACCAATTTCAAAAAGAGGATAGATCATGGAAAAAGTACTAAAGGTGACCCAGGTGCAAAGCGGTTCGCAAGCAGAAAATCTCGGGATGCAGATCGGCGATGTGATAGCCGTTTATAACTCAGAAAGAATCAGTTCCGACAATGAGCTGTCGATGGCTGTTCACAATGCCCGCAATCAGAAAAAGGAAAAGGTTGAAATCACTGTTGTGCGAAACGGTAGCAAGGTAAAGATGAGTGCTACCCCTGAGCCTCTGGGCATCCTTTGCGCCGAAAAGTTTGCAAGATCTCAAGAAAGCTCTGCATCAGAACCTCATGGAGAACTCTACCAGACAAAATATGGCGTGACGCTCGCCTTGTGTTCCTTGTTTTCGTTCGTTGGCTGGGCGATAGTTTTTCTGGGCTTTCTGGCGGCCTTTTTCGGTTTTGCCAGTGAAGGCCGTTTTTCTCTGATGGTCGTGCTGCCGATGCTCGGTGTGAGTGTCACCGGGTTTTTCATCATCATGGGAGCTCAAGTGACCCGCGCCACTGTGGATAATGCAGACCATACCCGTGAGATATTGAAGGCGTTGCGTTCCAGGTCATGACAACTTAAGGATCTTGTACATGCCGGAATTGATTTTCTCGCCGCGGTTTGTCCTGCAGGAGATGCTTGGAATTTCTTTCAACAAGCTGCAAGCCGAATGGCTGCAGAAGGCAACCCAAACGTCGCAAAAAACCGTCTACAATTGGTTTGCGCGTGGAGAAATGGCCAAAACCAGCGAATACCGCGCTTTGATGGACAGACTGTCGCAAAGCGAGCTGGTTTCAGCCTGCCCGATCAACAGACGCGAGTATCTCACGATCCTCAAAGACCCCGACTGGAGAGATTTTGCGGCGAGTTGGCTTTTTAACAAAGACAATTCGTTTCGCGCGACGCTGGAATGGATGGTCGAAAACCTTTATTGCAACAAAAAGTCAGACGCTCAAAATCTCGATTATTATAGACTCAGTAGCTGTCTGCCTCTTGAGGGTGTCAAGAAGCTAAGAGAGAACCTGGAAAAAAGGGGGATCAGCCGGAAGCGCCAAGAGTGTTTTGCTGAGATCATGGCGTTGATCCTGTATCTGGCTCTTCTGGAAAATGAATATTGTGAATTGATTCAACAGGATAGCTCTTTCCTCGAAAAGCTACTGCCCTGCTATGCCGATGGCGAAAGCAGCCGCAT
Proteins encoded in this region:
- a CDS encoding type IV toxin-antitoxin system AbiEi family antitoxin domain-containing protein; translated protein: MLYDTSPSATILDLARKLGVLRVRDLTSRGIHPEYLRRLCRQGLMVRTGRGLYMAADADISEHHTLAQAAKMVPHGIVCLLSALRFHDIGTQNPHEVWMALERTSARPCIEYPSLRVVRFSGQALTEGVKEHVIEGVTVKVTSPARTVADCFKYRNKIGLDVALEALKECRRNRRCEIDDLWRYAKLCRVANIMRPYLEAMSA
- a CDS encoding PDZ domain-containing protein encodes the protein MEKVLKVTQVQSGSQAENLGMQIGDVIAVYNSERISSDNELSMAVHNARNQKKEKVEITVVRNGSKVKMSATPEPLGILCAEKFARSQESSASEPHGELYQTKYGVTLALCSLFSFVGWAIVFLGFLAAFFGFASEGRFSLMVVLPMLGVSVTGFFIIMGAQVTRATVDNADHTREILKALRSRS